One genomic window of Polaromonas sp. SP1 includes the following:
- a CDS encoding TRAP transporter small permease gives MTTPQMSVSAAATTAAVSSVALGVDPEHERPPARHWYSRLCGWLSKISLILAIFGLAGIIVSVQVQVFGRYVLNDTPTWAEALALQLVLYVTALGVAVGVRDAGHIGLESLVSLLPESMRLKLEILIHLFVALFGGIMVQSGMLWTRMKWDELDPMLQLPVGIDYLSLVIAGVLIVMFSFEHIIALLRDEEVVPSWY, from the coding sequence ATGACAACCCCCCAAATGTCGGTTTCGGCCGCAGCCACTACAGCGGCCGTCAGTTCTGTTGCCCTGGGCGTGGACCCGGAGCACGAGCGGCCACCCGCGCGTCACTGGTATTCACGCCTGTGCGGCTGGTTGAGCAAGATCAGCCTGATTCTCGCGATCTTCGGCCTGGCCGGCATCATCGTGTCGGTGCAGGTCCAGGTGTTCGGCCGCTATGTCCTCAACGACACGCCGACCTGGGCTGAAGCGCTGGCACTGCAGCTGGTGCTGTATGTGACTGCGCTCGGCGTGGCAGTCGGCGTGCGGGACGCCGGCCACATTGGCCTGGAGTCGCTGGTCTCGCTGCTGCCCGAGTCGATGCGCCTGAAGCTGGAGATCCTGATCCATCTGTTTGTCGCGCTGTTCGGCGGAATCATGGTGCAAAGCGGCATGCTCTGGACCCGCATGAAATGGGACGAGCTGGATCCGATGCTGCAACTGCCCGTGGGTATCGACTACCTGTCGCTGGTGATCGCCGGCGTGCTGATCGTCATGTTCTCCTTCGAACACATCATTGCGTTGCTCAGGGACGAAGAAGTCGTTCCATCCTGGTACTGA